The Aneurinibacillus uraniidurans genome segment AGAAGTGATTCGTTGGCTGCGTCTTATACTTTCCTCTTTATGACATCATCTGCTATTTGCTTATTCACGCTCGCTCTCATTCCTGAAACCCAACAACATGACCCAAGCTTTGCTATTTGGTTACGCGCGGCTCTGCCACTTGCGCTCGCATTCGCTCTTGTGCAAGGACTTGCTTTTTTAGTACGGAAAAGAACAGTTCAAGAGCAGCCTGCTTTCAATCGGCAGCTTATACAAAATCAGCTTGATGTAATCGGACCATGGACATCTCGTGAAACGATCGCGCTCAGTCTCATGGTACTGATGACAGCCGGCTTTTTTGCTGCTCCATATTTGAATATTTCGATCTTTTGGATTGTTATGGCGGCATGTATTGCTTTATTCGCCTTGATTGGCAGTACGCCGGAAGCTGCGCGTGAATTAAGATATAGCTCGTTCATTGTCTTCGGTTTGTTTGTCAGTATGGCTGGCACGATGAGGAAGACAGGGTGGGGGGAAGCGATCATCGCCTCATTTATGTCGAATGCATCGCCGTTCTGGTATGTGATTGGTCTGTTTATAAGCATATACGTATTCCGGCAGTTCGTGCCTGCGATGCTGGCCGTCTTGCTCGGGATGGTTAGCTTCGGCTCACTGGCGCTTGCAGCAGGCGTACACCCTGTTGTTGTAGCACTTACAGCGGTCATGGCCAGCAGTCATATAAGTAGTAGCATAGCGTCTTTATGGGAACAGCGTGGACGAGACATATGGCGTAACGGGGCAATAGCATGTGTCGCACTGATTATCACGCTTCCGGTGTGGCAAATGATGCAGCTCGTTCCTCAAGAAAAGCGTGTGGCTCCTGTTCTTTCTTCTGCCTCAATCCAGCAGATACATGCGGTATTTCCCGCATATTTGCCTGCCGACAAAACAGCAGCACAGTCCTTCCAGCGTGGCATCGAGCTAGCCTTGCAAGTAACGAAACGCACGAAAGCGAATGAAACACCTTCGCTACAGCCTCTATATATCGAATCCGGGAAGCACATACCGACAAGTGAACAGCCATTTTCATTTGCGATTGCGGCATCTATGCCAGATTCTTTCCCAGGAACACTTCCGGTTGTGGCGACAGATCATCGCGTGCAATCACAGACAGAAGTCATCTCTTTGAGCATCCAACCAGAAGCATACGCCCGATCTACACTGGCATTCTTGCAGAGAAATGGGCATAAAAACATTGCGATTTATTATGAAGAAAGCGCAGCTGGTAGACAATTTGCTTCCACGCTAGAGAAGATGGCCGAACAAAATGGCATGATTGTAACGGATCGCATGGTAAGCACAGCGTCTCATTCTTTGCTAGGGCAGACGCTGCATAAATGGACGCTACTACAAACAGACATTGGTATTGTGTTCGATTCTACGGGAGAGTCGGCTGCTCGTTTTGTTTCCGAGGCACAATCTGCCCGGTCTACTTTGCCGCTCGTTGTTGCATCTGATTCATTTCCGAATAGAGGGGCTACCCTTCCACATTCTGCTGCCACGGTATATGTTATGCCCGACTATGATCCATTTGCACAGCGCACGCCGACCAGGGCGTTTGTGGAGCAGTATCAAAAAGCATACGGCGTGCTGCCGGATCGCTTTGCTGCAATCGGCTATGATGCGTGTATGTTAATGGCACATGCTGTTTCCGAGGCGAAGTCCTCTGACCCAACACGCATTCGCAACGTGCTGCGGCAGATCGAACGTTGGGAGGGAGCGGTGCGAACGTACTCGTTTGCTACTACGTCGGATGCGGACTCTCTTACGGTGAAGGCGTGGCTGCAACCAGATGGGGGTTATCGTCACGTTCAAGAGAGGGGGAATGAGTGATGAATCATAATTTATATCGCAAAGCAGCGTTAGAGCGCATGGCGTCACCGGAAAAGCTGGATATTTTACTGACTATCACACGCCCTCGCCACTGGCTTGCACTTATTGCAATCGTTATGCTGATTGTCGCCTTTTTTATATGGGCTGTATGCAGTACCATTCCTGTTCAAACAAAAGGCAGTGGTGTATTTGTATTACAGGGAGGAATGACGCGCATCGTTTCCACGGTCGAAGGGCAGCTGACCGATAGCAGTGTGCAGGTGGGCGATCATATATCACGCGGTGATGTTGTGGCCCGTTTATTTAATCCGGCGTGGGTGGCACCGGCTTCCGGTACCGCTCCGAATGTTTCACAGCAATTGCTGCTTAAATCACGCATTGTGAGTCTGGAAAGTGGAACGGTAACCGAGCTGCATGCTAGGCCAGGACAATGGCTCAAAGCAGGTGAGCCGCTGTTTACGCTTGATCTGGCGAGTGAAGATAAGAAAGCGGAAACCGTTGTATATGTATCGCCAGAAGTCAGCAAGCAGATTCAACCAGGCATGCAAGCAAGAATTTGGCCGAATCAAGACCGAAATAGCGAAAATGGCGCCATCATTGGACATGTCTCGTCCGTTTCAGGTGTCCCGGCTTCTTTATCCAGCATCGAGCGCGCAGTTGGAAATAGAGAAGTCGCGCAGCAATTTTTGCAGACGGGTTCTGTTATGGAAATCCGGGTCGCATTAGAGACAGATGCCCGGCATTCAACCGGATTTCACTGGACGGCCCCGCGTGCTCATTCTAACTTCCGGGCACAAACGGGCATGCTCTGTTCCGTCGATTTTATCGTCGGGAGCGTCCGTCCGATCAACTGGATTTTTTGAGAGGGCGAGGTGAGATAGAATCATGTTCTGGTTATCGAGGTTACCTAAAAAACAGGAAACCCCGACCATCTTGCAAATGGAAGCGGTAGAATGTGGTGCGGTTTCACTTGCGATCATTTTGGCTCATTATGGCTGCTACATTCCAATCGAAACATTGCGGGATGATTGCGGGGTATCTCGGGACGGGAGTAAAGCACTTAATATTTTGAAAGCTGCCCGCAAATACGGGTTAACGGCTAAAGGATATAAGAAAGAGACGAACAGTCTGCGCCAAATAAAACCGCCGTTCATCGTGCATTGGAATTTTAATCATTTTCTTGTCATTGAAGGCTTTGTAGGCGACAACGTGTATGTGAATGATCCGGCACATGGACGCAGCATGGTTCCAATTGAAGAGTTTGATCAATCGTTTACCGGTGTTGTGCTTACGATGGAGCCTGGCGAAGAGTTCGTAGCACGTGGGCATGCATTCGCGGTGTTTCCTTCTTTGTTAAATCGACTGAAAGGATACGGGACTGAATGGAGCTACCTGCTTCTATCCGGGTTGGCGCTAGTTGCTACGGGAATTCTTGTGCCGATCTTTTTAAAAGTTTTTGTTGATCGTATGCTGCTGGCAGGACAGATGCAATGGGTGTCTGCTTTGCTGCTTGGCATGGTTGTTACCTTGCTTTTGCGTATGCTGCTTACAAGTATGCGTCAATATGCGTTGTTGCGGCTAGAAACGAAGCTTTCTTTAAGTATGTCAAGTACATTTATCTGGCATATCTTTCGCTTACCCGTTCATTTTTTTACACATCGGTCTGTTGGGGAAGTGACTGGGCGCATACAAGCAAACGATTGGATTGCCAAATTCGTAACTGAGCAGTTGGCAAGCACGGTAATCGATATACTGGTAATCGGATTATATCTTGGATTTATGCTGCTGTATGACGTGCGGCTGGCACTTGTTGCTGTTGTTGTCGCGAGCATGAATGTGGTGTACTTGCTCGTCGTCTCCAAAAAACAGGCCAGTCACAATCAGAAGCTTCAGCTTGATCAAGGAAAGCTCTGGGGAGCTTCCATTGCGGGCTTGATGAATATGGAATCCTTGAAAGCGAACGGGCGAGAAACCGACTTTTTTGCTCGCTGGGCGGGCTATCAGGCAAATAAAATTCAGGCGGAACAGCGCTTGGGGGTATCTAATCAATACTTGGTGGCGATCCCTCCATTTCTCGCGTATTTGAATCAAACACTTATTTTAACGATTGGTGGCGTACTGATCCTGAATGGGTCGTTTACAGTTGGCATGCTGCTCGCGTTTCAAGGATTTACGGCTGGTTTTTTAGCGCCGATCAATAATTTGGTTGCGATGGGAGGCATGCTCCAGACGATGAAAGGGCACTTGACCAGGCTCGATGATGTGCTCGGCTATCCGGCTGATGACACATATGCCCGTCAGCCGGATGTGGAGCACATGGCAGAAAAACATGCGGCTACCAAATTGTCCGGGGCATTATCGCTGCGTGATGTGACGTTCGGGTATAGCCCACTCGAAGCACCGCTTATTGAAAATATTTCGCTGCATGTCGCACCAGGCTCATTCGTGGCGATCGTTGGCGGGTCAGGAAGTGGAAAATCAACGATTGCCAAGCTGCTCTCTGGTTTGTATCATCCGTGGTCCGGAAGTATTACATTCGATGGGATAGAGAGATCAGTCTTGCCGAGGACACTACTTGTCAATTCGGTGGCGCTCGTTGATCAGGACATTCATTTATTTTCCGGTACGGTGCATGACAATATTACGCTGTGGGATCAAACCATTCCGAAGTCTGTCGTCGTACAAGCGGCAAAAGACAGTGGAATTCACGACGACATTAACGCACGGACAGACGGATATGAGCATCTTGTGGAAGAAGGCGGTCGGAATTTTAGTGGGGGGCAAGCACAGCGAATCGAGATTGCCCGGGCACTGGCCCAGCAGCCGTCGATTCTTATTCTGGATGAGGCGACAAGCGCACTTGATCCGGCGGTGGAAGCGTACATTTATGCCCAGCTGCGCCGCCGGGGATGCACATGCATCATTATTGCGCATCGGCTTAGTGCCATTCGGGATTGTGATCATATTGTGGTGGTAGATAAGGGAAGAATTGTGCAGCAAGGCACACACGATGAGTTAATTCAGGCAGACGGTTCGTACGCTACGCTATATAACGCCGCTGGTAAACAAGAGGAGGAGGCTTCATGATACCGGACAGTCTGTTTTCTATCGCACAGGATTCATCATATGTTACGAAACGAACGTCTGTACCGTTACATGATCCTTCTATCGTATATGTCGTCGTAGAAGGAAGCGTTGATTTGTATGCGGTCGAGTGGCAAGACGGGCGTGCGGTAAGCACAAAACAGTTTTTGTTTTCCATCGAAGCGGGTCAGATCATGCTGGCGCTTCCGCAAACCGTGCGCAATCAAACAGGGCTTGTGGCAGATGTGCTGCCGGGAACGAAATGGCTGTCCATTGATTTTACGGCGTTACAGGCGCTTCTACGAACAGAGGCTGCGCTAGGTACATACTGTTCCCGCTTATTGAATGTGTGGATTCAAAACATAACCGCAGCGGTTGTGACAGAAATCGCGCCCCGTCAGGCACAGCTGGTTGACATGGGTCAAGAGACGGTTGTCTGGAAAGAAGGGACGTTTTTATCGGAATCCATCGTCTGGGCGCGTCCGATTACGCATCCGGTTCGCTGCTGGGGACGAGATGATATTCCGCTTGTGCCCGCTATGCAGGCGGTCCCGTTGCTGCGCACAACATGGGTCGCCTCGGTACAAGGGAATCGCCTGCACACCGTTCCGATGCAGGAATTTATCACAGACGATGAATGTGCGCCGAGTTTGCTCTTTTATCATGAGCTGATCGGGATCGTCATAAAGAGAAACAAACAGAGTCGGGAAGTGGATGAGCAAGTGCGGATTGCTTTGCGGGCCGAGCAGGATCAGGCGATGATCAAGCAATCACTTGCCCGCTTCGCAGCTGTCGCGGATAAGGAAAAACAGCAGCGGCTGATGGAAGATGCTGTCGATCATGACCCGTTGCTTATGTGCTGTCGGTGGGTTGGAGAGGTGTTGGGCATTACAATTTCGCCACCGAAACGCTTGAATTCTAACAGGCCGGAAGCGATTTTTGAAGTGTTGGGCATTCGGTATCGGAAGGTAGCGCTGCGCGGACGCTGGTGGTGTGAAGATAACGGTCCTCTGCTTGCTTTTTGGGACGATGGGAATCCGGTAGCCCTTCTGCCTGACAAGGGTGCTGCCTATATACTGCGTGATCCAGCGCATGATGACAGTAGCAACGTAACACCCGCAATCGCAGCCCATCTAAAACCGTTTGCTTACGAAATGTATCGTTCTTTGCCTCATCGAGCAGTGGATTGGAAGGATATTATCCGGTTTATGTTTACACCGCGTGCCAGACAGGATGTATCCCGTGCACTTTTCATCGGGCTTGTGATCGGCTTGCTCGGTATGGTGTTTCCCATTGCAACCGGGGTGCTGGTGGACAAAATTATTCCAGCGGCTGAGCCAAGTCAGTTGTTTTATATGATGATACTGCTGCTTGCCATTGCATTCACTGTATTTGGATGTACGGTCTCGCAAGCTGTTACATGGTTGCGCCTGTCTGGCACGTCTGATTGTGCCCTGCATAGCGCGGCGTGGGATCGGCTTTTGCACATGCCCATATCGTTTTTTCGCCAGTATACCGCTGGCGATCTGGCCATTCGGATGGGAGGGGTGACCACAAGTTTCCACATTATCTCCAACTGGCTTACTGGCGGTATGGTCAGCGCTCTGTTCTCTCTGTTGCAGATTGGGCTTTTATTTTCGTATCAGCCTACACTTGCATGGCTTGCCGTCATTCTAGTCGTTGTGTATATGATTTTGTTCGCGCTGATTAGCGTTCGCTTGCGGCGGTATACGAATCAGGAAACAACACAACAAGGTATCGTAAGCGGCTTGCTTGTCCAGCTTGTCGCAAGCATCCCGAAGCTGCGTGTGGCTGCGGCAGAGAACCGCGCCTTCCATCGCTGGAGTCACGCGTTTAGCATGCAGCGAGCGTTCGCATACAAGCTGCGGGAATCAGGAAATACCTTACTTATCATTAACACGGGCTATCCGCTTGCGGCGAGCCTAGCGTTATTCTGGATGGTTTCTGCTTCTGGCATTCAGATGAATCCCGGTGCATTCGTTGCATTTCATGCCGCATTTGCGATTCTGATTGGCTCTGTCATTGGTTTTTGTACATCTTCTATACCGCTGTTTGAATTAATCCCGACATACAAACGACTGACTCCTTTGCTAGAGGAGCAACCGGAAATAGATGATGCACAATCTGATCCGGGGGAGCTGTCCGGTGAAATAGAAGTCAGCCACGTTTCATTTGCCTACGATACTTCTGGACGGCTAGCGCTCGATGATGTATCGCTCCATATAAAAGCAGGGGAATATGTGGCCATTGTTGGCGCTTCGGGAAGTGGGAAGTCGACCTTGCTGCGCTTGCTGATTGGCTTTGAAAAATCGACAAACGGTGCGATTTATTACGATGGAAAAGACATAAGCGGGCTCGACCTACGGGCAGTGCGCCGCCAATGCGGTGTCGTGCTGCAAAACGGTCGGGTATGGGCGGGTGACATTGCAGAGAACATTATCGGGCAAAGTACAGACTTATCTGTTGAAGATGCGTGGACGGCGGCACATGCCGTTGGATTAGATGCGGATATTAGCAACTTGCCGATGGGAATGCATACGGTATTGTCCGAAGCGGGGAGCACGTTTTCTGGCGGTCAAAGACAGAGAATTTTATTGGCGCGTGCGATTGTTCATAAACCGACCGTTTTATTTCTGGACGAAGCTACGAGTGCCCTCGACCAGATTTCCCAAGAAAAAATTACAACCATGCTTCAAGCGATGAATAGTACCCGGATCGTCATTGCGCACCGTCTAAGTACTATCGTACACGCTGATCGTATCATCGTCATGGAAAAAGGAAAGATCGTGGAACAAGGAACGTATGAAGAGTTACTAGAGCGCGGCGGCGTATTTGCCGTGATGGCACAACGGCAAGTTATTTAATCCAAATGAGGTGAACCAATCATGTTTGAACTGGAGCTACTACGACCTGAAAGTGCAAAACCGTATCAAAAATTTACGTATCAAAGCTACCGAAATGTCATTGTGGATGGAACGATCCCAACAGAGAAGCGTCCACTACTCATTGGGGCTCATGTGAATCAGCAGCCGATCGGGCTTATCGTAGTGGCGCGGGAGGCAGATCAGACAGAGGCAAAACTTACGTCCCTGTTTGTTCAGGAAAGCTTTCGCAAGCAAGGGGTTGGGACTGGGTTGATGAAGTATGCGTTAGAGGTAGTACGAGCGGGGGGAATGACGAATGTTAAGGTAGAGTATTATGCTTTGCCGCACATTCAGGAGTTTGAGAGAGTATTAGAGAAATCAGGGTGGAATCGTCCTGCTGTATATAGCCACTATTACCGATTTGAATTGAAAAATCTGGAATCAGCACGTTGGATGCGCCGTATTCGTGTTCCTGTCGGTTATCGTGCCATTGTATGGAACGATATGCCAAAAGAACAATTGGGCGAAATGGCAGGGTTACAGGAGGAAGGGTATTTGTCATATTATGACCCATTATGGAATGAGGATAAAATCGCGGGTACGTGCAGTTGTGTCCTGCTAGAGGGGGATACGATTGTCGGCTGGTCCATTATTGAACAACACATGCCCGATACGCTGCTATATCGCACGCTGTACATTCGGGAAGCGTATCGCAATCTCGGTCTTGGTCTTGTACTGGCAGCCCAAACATCTAAAATTGGCTTTGAGTCAACTGTTCCGTATTGTGTCATTCAAATCGTGCTAAAAAATGAACAGATGCAGAAAGTTGCTAGGAGTTTCATCGATCCTCTGTGCCCAGTTGTTACGGAATATCGGAGGTGTGAGTGGGAAGAGGGAAGAGAAAGGTGAGAAAAGACACAAGGACGATTGCAATGTAGGAAAAGGCGACCGCCTTTTCCTGTCCTTAAGTCGCTCTTATGTGTTCGTCCTTTCTTATCTTTCCTCATCCTTCATCTTATTTTCACAAAAAAAGAGCCGAATGCTTTCTTCGGCTCCATAACGTATACATATTCTTATTTACTTCTGTCGTTGTATGGGGGGCCATATCGAATAAAAGAGGAGAAGGTAACTCCACCCGAAACACTCAACAATTCTTCTTCGCTGAGCTCTTTCTCCTCTGCGGGTGTAGAGACGAGAGTTGTAACCTGTAATTGACCTTGTGAATCTTCTGTGATGGACAACTGAATCCCTTCTGGGAGATCCATACCTGATAATTCTTTGACGGCTTGCGCCGGATTTTCCAAAGCTAACAATCGGAACGCTTCATCCTCTGCCGCTCGTTGCTTGAACACCTCAAATGTTTCATTCGCTTTCTCAATTGACCAATTCATACAGATTCCTCCTTGAATACATAATTTAAATAAAAATCGATAAAGATAGGTATTCTTATTTCTTTCTAGAGTCATACGGAGGACCATACAGGATAAACGCAGAGAATGAAGTTCCACCCGAAACACTCAACAATTCTTCTTCGCTGAGTTCTTTTTCCTCTGTAGGTGTAGAGGAAAGTGTTGTAACCTGTAATTGACCTTGTGAATCTTCTGTGATGGACAACTGAATCCCTTCTGGGAGATCCATACCTGATAATTCTTTGACGGCTTGTGCCGGATTTTCCAAAGCTAACAATCGGAACGCTTCATCCTCTGCCGCCCGCTGCTTGAACAGTTCAAAAATTTCATTTGCTTTCTCAACAGACCAACTCATCCTGATTCCTCCCTGAATACGTAATTTTAGTAGAGATCAATTTTGTTTTTATTATATTTCTGAATAAAGTTGCCGTCTGTAATTTGAATTACATTTTTTAGAATTAAAAAAGATAAATGCTTGGAAGAACCCCACTATGACAGTAGAAGACTTATAAATAAGCGGGAATAAGGCAGCTTGTATGTCTATAAAGTCTGATTTGAGGATTTTGATATCCACTACACGTTGGATATAACTAATCCATCAAGTACAAGATTGCCATGAAACAAGAAAAAGCCTACAGGCCACCAACTTGGCACCTGTAGGCTTTTGTAGTTATCGGTTTAGCAACACATCAAGCGTCTGCTGCACATATTGCTCCTGTTCAAGACGATACTGCTCCGGATCCGGTATTGGATGGTGCAGCACTTCCCGGCAGGTCAGAATCAAGTCCTGCGAATCACGATTTGCAAACGTTATGACGCCATTTGGACGTTTCACCACATCGCTTGCTACAGCAGGAGTCCCAAAATATAAGGCTTCCCGTAGTGAAATCGCATCTCCATCGCTTGCAGTCGGCCTGACGAATAAAGCAGAGCGTTGCAATAGCGGATAGAAAGGTACTTTTTCTTGTACAAGCAAACAGCGACTTTCCAGACCGTGAGCGATAATGCGTTCTTTGTATCGTTCCAGAATATCTTCATCGACCACATGAGTAATGCAGTACACGAACCCGAGCTCCTGATCTTCCCGGGCTAGCTGAATGAACATATCCAGACACAGATCAAGTCCGTACAGTTCGTGTCCATTGTGCAGATTGCCGACACCGCCGTTTGCCGTAATGACACGCGGATACCGATCAAAAAACGCGGTAATATAATCAGGAATCTGCACAGCCGCCTCTTTCTCACCCGGTGGAATAAAGGCAGGAATGACCGAAATTTTACGTTCCGGGATATGCAGTTCGACCAGCTTGTCCTTAATTTCTTCACTCACAGCAATGAAGTGGTCAGAGAGAAGCCCCGTGAGACGCACCATCATTTTTTGAGCAAACCCGAGATGTTCCCCATCATTGCGCAGGCTATGAATCGTATGAATGATTCGTTTGCCTTTTAGCTTTAAAAGAGAGAGGGCAAACCGCATCTGCCAGCGCAGGAAGTGATTATGAATAATATCTTCATTGCGCTGCCGCAAATAACGCCACGACCATTGCTCTACTTCCGGAATCGGAAGCACGGCTCGGTCTTTTACCCCCTTATCTCCATTACCGTCATAAATAATGAACGGAACATCCTGTTGCTCGAGATGGTCACACAGCCGTGCGACATGAATAGAGATGCCGCCAACGGGAGGAGGATACACCCCGATCTCGGCAACGGTTTTCGTGCGAGCCATTAC includes the following:
- a CDS encoding NHLP family bacteriocin export ABC transporter peptidase/permease/ATPase subunit: MFWLSRLPKKQETPTILQMEAVECGAVSLAIILAHYGCYIPIETLRDDCGVSRDGSKALNILKAARKYGLTAKGYKKETNSLRQIKPPFIVHWNFNHFLVIEGFVGDNVYVNDPAHGRSMVPIEEFDQSFTGVVLTMEPGEEFVARGHAFAVFPSLLNRLKGYGTEWSYLLLSGLALVATGILVPIFLKVFVDRMLLAGQMQWVSALLLGMVVTLLLRMLLTSMRQYALLRLETKLSLSMSSTFIWHIFRLPVHFFTHRSVGEVTGRIQANDWIAKFVTEQLASTVIDILVIGLYLGFMLLYDVRLALVAVVVASMNVVYLLVVSKKQASHNQKLQLDQGKLWGASIAGLMNMESLKANGRETDFFARWAGYQANKIQAEQRLGVSNQYLVAIPPFLAYLNQTLILTIGGVLILNGSFTVGMLLAFQGFTAGFLAPINNLVAMGGMLQTMKGHLTRLDDVLGYPADDTYARQPDVEHMAEKHAATKLSGALSLRDVTFGYSPLEAPLIENISLHVAPGSFVAIVGGSGSGKSTIAKLLSGLYHPWSGSITFDGIERSVLPRTLLVNSVALVDQDIHLFSGTVHDNITLWDQTIPKSVVVQAAKDSGIHDDINARTDGYEHLVEEGGRNFSGGQAQRIEIARALAQQPSILILDEATSALDPAVEAYIYAQLRRRGCTCIIIAHRLSAIRDCDHIVVVDKGRIVQQGTHDELIQADGSYATLYNAAGKQEEEAS
- a CDS encoding HlyD family efflux transporter periplasmic adaptor subunit, producing the protein MNHNLYRKAALERMASPEKLDILLTITRPRHWLALIAIVMLIVAFFIWAVCSTIPVQTKGSGVFVLQGGMTRIVSTVEGQLTDSSVQVGDHISRGDVVARLFNPAWVAPASGTAPNVSQQLLLKSRIVSLESGTVTELHARPGQWLKAGEPLFTLDLASEDKKAETVVYVSPEVSKQIQPGMQARIWPNQDRNSENGAIIGHVSSVSGVPASLSSIERAVGNREVAQQFLQTGSVMEIRVALETDARHSTGFHWTAPRAHSNFRAQTGMLCSVDFIVGSVRPINWIF
- a CDS encoding NHLP bacteriocin export ABC transporter permease/ATPase subunit; protein product: MIPDSLFSIAQDSSYVTKRTSVPLHDPSIVYVVVEGSVDLYAVEWQDGRAVSTKQFLFSIEAGQIMLALPQTVRNQTGLVADVLPGTKWLSIDFTALQALLRTEAALGTYCSRLLNVWIQNITAAVVTEIAPRQAQLVDMGQETVVWKEGTFLSESIVWARPITHPVRCWGRDDIPLVPAMQAVPLLRTTWVASVQGNRLHTVPMQEFITDDECAPSLLFYHELIGIVIKRNKQSREVDEQVRIALRAEQDQAMIKQSLARFAAVADKEKQQRLMEDAVDHDPLLMCCRWVGEVLGITISPPKRLNSNRPEAIFEVLGIRYRKVALRGRWWCEDNGPLLAFWDDGNPVALLPDKGAAYILRDPAHDDSSNVTPAIAAHLKPFAYEMYRSLPHRAVDWKDIIRFMFTPRARQDVSRALFIGLVIGLLGMVFPIATGVLVDKIIPAAEPSQLFYMMILLLAIAFTVFGCTVSQAVTWLRLSGTSDCALHSAAWDRLLHMPISFFRQYTAGDLAIRMGGVTTSFHIISNWLTGGMVSALFSLLQIGLLFSYQPTLAWLAVILVVVYMILFALISVRLRRYTNQETTQQGIVSGLLVQLVASIPKLRVAAAENRAFHRWSHAFSMQRAFAYKLRESGNTLLIINTGYPLAASLALFWMVSASGIQMNPGAFVAFHAAFAILIGSVIGFCTSSIPLFELIPTYKRLTPLLEEQPEIDDAQSDPGELSGEIEVSHVSFAYDTSGRLALDDVSLHIKAGEYVAIVGASGSGKSTLLRLLIGFEKSTNGAIYYDGKDISGLDLRAVRRQCGVVLQNGRVWAGDIAENIIGQSTDLSVEDAWTAAHAVGLDADISNLPMGMHTVLSEAGSTFSGGQRQRILLARAIVHKPTVLFLDEATSALDQISQEKITTMLQAMNSTRIVIAHRLSTIVHADRIIVMEKGKIVEQGTYEELLERGGVFAVMAQRQVI
- a CDS encoding GNAT family N-acetyltransferase, which produces MFELELLRPESAKPYQKFTYQSYRNVIVDGTIPTEKRPLLIGAHVNQQPIGLIVVAREADQTEAKLTSLFVQESFRKQGVGTGLMKYALEVVRAGGMTNVKVEYYALPHIQEFERVLEKSGWNRPAVYSHYYRFELKNLESARWMRRIRVPVGYRAIVWNDMPKEQLGEMAGLQEEGYLSYYDPLWNEDKIAGTCSCVLLEGDTIVGWSIIEQHMPDTLLYRTLYIREAYRNLGLGLVLAAQTSKIGFESTVPYCVIQIVLKNEQMQKVARSFIDPLCPVVTEYRRCEWEEGRER
- a CDS encoding cyclic nucleotide-binding domain-containing protein gives rise to the protein MDKLTFLDIPLFQDLDRVHKATLLPEFTQRSFHRGEILFEEGEFGDCLYIIMQGSVRIFLQEDGKERTLALLKEKEYFGEMALLTGDPRSASAKAEEDVVVLHLSKEQFDRLLLTHNALAVQFAGILARRLAAVNRQQEQTPSLPSSPAHQEAAATRKESQLPRKSTVLLETQKQGTPSAFSMLKLMLWLGTLLVGTALYGGLLYFHIPYHVSVIATVLCTGFLLVALRLTSLIMMAVTMSVVTVCLGITSPNEVLSTFSEPPIITALALALIAQIVFQTGILQRIVLILASKLPEPAFLYIALVRFAAVLAALIVPSSRLRSEAFGLLLAKERSDSLAASYTFLFMTSSAICLFTLALIPETQQHDPSFAIWLRAALPLALAFALVQGLAFLVRKRTVQEQPAFNRQLIQNQLDVIGPWTSRETIALSLMVLMTAGFFAAPYLNISIFWIVMAACIALFALIGSTPEAARELRYSSFIVFGLFVSMAGTMRKTGWGEAIIASFMSNASPFWYVIGLFISIYVFRQFVPAMLAVLLGMVSFGSLALAAGVHPVVVALTAVMASSHISSSIASLWEQRGRDIWRNGAIACVALIITLPVWQMMQLVPQEKRVAPVLSSASIQQIHAVFPAYLPADKTAAQSFQRGIELALQVTKRTKANETPSLQPLYIESGKHIPTSEQPFSFAIAASMPDSFPGTLPVVATDHRVQSQTEVISLSIQPEAYARSTLAFLQRNGHKNIAIYYEESAAGRQFASTLEKMAEQNGMIVTDRMVSTASHSLLGQTLHKWTLLQTDIGIVFDSTGESAARFVSEAQSARSTLPLVVASDSFPNRGATLPHSAATVYVMPDYDPFAQRTPTRAFVEQYQKAYGVLPDRFAAIGYDACMLMAHAVSEAKSSDPTRIRNVLRQIERWEGAVRTYSFATTSDADSLTVKAWLQPDGGYRHVQERGNE
- a CDS encoding glycosyltransferase family 4 protein is translated as MARTKTVAEIGVYPPPVGGISIHVARLCDHLEQQDVPFIIYDGNGDKGVKDRAVLPIPEVEQWSWRYLRQRNEDIIHNHFLRWQMRFALSLLKLKGKRIIHTIHSLRNDGEHLGFAQKMMVRLTGLLSDHFIAVSEEIKDKLVELHIPERKISVIPAFIPPGEKEAAVQIPDYITAFFDRYPRVITANGGVGNLHNGHELYGLDLCLDMFIQLAREDQELGFVYCITHVVDEDILERYKERIIAHGLESRCLLVQEKVPFYPLLQRSALFVRPTASDGDAISLREALYFGTPAVASDVVKRPNGVITFANRDSQDLILTCREVLHHPIPDPEQYRLEQEQYVQQTLDVLLNR